In Thermococcus sp. M39, the following are encoded in one genomic region:
- a CDS encoding RNA-protein complex protein Nop10 encodes MRFRIRKCPKCGRYTLKETCPVCGEKTKVAHPPRFSPEDPYGEYRRKLKRELLGIGRRSE; translated from the coding sequence ATGAGATTCCGCATAAGGAAATGTCCTAAATGCGGAAGGTACACCCTAAAGGAGACATGTCCAGTGTGTGGTGAAAAAACCAAAGTAGCTCACCCTCCGAGGTTTTCACCTGAAGACCCATATGGAGAATATAGGAGAAAGCTCAAGAGGGAGCTTTTAGGTATCGGGAGGCGTTCAGAATGA
- a CDS encoding proteasome assembly chaperone family protein yields MKETIIVVYERPDIYNPIFIEGLPGIGLVGKLAAEHLIQELNAKKFAELYSPHFMHQVLIKKDSTVDLMKNEFYYWKSPDDEHRDLIIITGDTQVPPTDSYGHFEVVGKMLDFVEQFGTREIITMGGYQVPELQGEPRVLASFTDLETKEKYKKILGDSVIFREDEGGAIVGAAGLLLGIGKLRGMKGACFLGESLGYIVDAKAAKSVLTVVAKVLNLEIDMTALDERAKETEEILKKVQEMQRAMFEQQLPQPHEEEDRGYL; encoded by the coding sequence ATGAAAGAAACAATAATTGTTGTGTATGAGAGACCAGATATTTACAACCCCATCTTTATTGAAGGTCTGCCCGGAATAGGGTTGGTTGGAAAATTGGCAGCTGAGCATCTGATTCAAGAGCTTAACGCTAAGAAGTTTGCTGAGCTCTATTCCCCTCATTTCATGCATCAAGTTTTGATTAAGAAGGACTCAACCGTTGATTTGATGAAAAACGAGTTCTACTACTGGAAGAGTCCAGATGATGAGCACAGGGACTTGATCATAATCACTGGAGATACCCAAGTACCCCCAACAGACAGCTACGGCCACTTTGAAGTAGTGGGAAAGATGCTTGACTTCGTTGAGCAGTTTGGAACAAGGGAGATAATAACAATGGGCGGCTATCAGGTTCCAGAGCTTCAAGGTGAGCCGAGAGTTTTGGCCTCATTTACGGATTTGGAGACAAAAGAGAAGTATAAGAAAATCCTTGGGGATTCTGTGATTTTCAGGGAAGATGAAGGAGGAGCAATTGTCGGAGCGGCTGGACTTCTGCTTGGCATAGGGAAGCTTAGGGGAATGAAAGGAGCATGCTTCCTTGGAGAGAGCTTGGGGTATATAGTAGATGCAAAAGCAGCTAAGTCAGTATTAACGGTGGTAGCAAAGGTTCTCAACCTTGAGATTGACATGACTGCGCTCGATGAGAGGGCAAAAGAAACTGAAGAGATACTTAAAAAGGTGCAGGAAATGCAGAGGGCAATGTTTGAGCAACAATTACCCCAGCCTCATGAGGAGGAAGATAGAGGGTATCTATGA
- a CDS encoding TIGR00375 family protein has translation MHIDADLHIHSHYSKAVSKLMVFPILADYAKLKGLGIVGTGDILNPKWEEELLKYARKVDEGTYEIKGARFLLTAEVEDSRRVHHVLIFPSIDSVREMREHLRKYSRDIDAEGRPHLNLNGAEIADLANELDVLIGPAHAFTPWTALYKEYDSLKECYGDAKIYFLELGLSADSQMADMIKAHHKLTYLSNSDAHSPQPHRLGREFNRFEVKDATFEEIRRAILRRGGRKIVLNAGLDPRLGKYHLTACSKCYTKYKLEDAKRLNWRCERCGGVIKKGVKDRILELADTKERPKDRPLYLHLAPLAEIISMVTGKGVETKSVKAIWERLLREFGSEIRVLVDVPIESIAQLIGEDIAKAIWAFRNEKLTIIPGGGGKYGEIKLPDEIRNAKIQDLDSIEVKQEEVYYRPKQASILSFLKKK, from the coding sequence ATGCACATAGATGCCGATCTTCACATACACTCTCATTACTCAAAAGCAGTTTCAAAGCTCATGGTGTTTCCAATCTTAGCTGACTATGCCAAGCTCAAGGGACTTGGGATAGTAGGCACTGGGGACATTTTGAACCCTAAATGGGAAGAGGAGCTCTTGAAGTATGCAAGAAAAGTGGATGAAGGGACCTATGAGATTAAAGGCGCTAGGTTTCTACTAACGGCTGAAGTTGAAGACAGCAGAAGGGTTCACCATGTTCTAATTTTCCCGAGCATTGATTCGGTTAGAGAGATGCGAGAGCATTTGAGGAAGTATTCCCGAGACATAGATGCCGAAGGCAGACCCCACTTGAATTTAAACGGAGCGGAAATAGCGGATTTAGCTAATGAGCTTGATGTTTTGATTGGTCCGGCACATGCCTTTACTCCATGGACGGCTTTGTATAAAGAATACGACAGCTTAAAAGAATGCTATGGAGATGCTAAAATTTATTTTTTAGAGCTTGGGCTTTCAGCTGACTCTCAAATGGCAGACATGATAAAAGCCCACCACAAGCTGACTTATCTGTCTAATTCCGATGCCCACTCTCCTCAGCCCCACCGCTTGGGAAGGGAGTTCAACCGTTTTGAGGTTAAAGATGCAACTTTTGAAGAAATTAGAAGAGCTATCCTCAGGAGGGGTGGGAGAAAGATAGTCCTCAACGCGGGCTTGGATCCAAGATTAGGTAAGTATCACTTAACTGCTTGTTCCAAATGTTACACAAAATACAAGCTCGAAGATGCCAAGCGCTTAAATTGGAGATGTGAGCGCTGTGGGGGAGTTATAAAGAAAGGAGTGAAAGATAGAATTTTGGAGCTTGCTGACACGAAAGAAAGGCCCAAAGATAGACCTCTCTACCTTCATCTCGCTCCTCTGGCAGAGATAATTTCAATGGTAACTGGCAAAGGTGTTGAAACTAAAAGTGTAAAGGCAATTTGGGAGAGGCTTTTAAGGGAATTTGGCAGCGAGATTAGAGTTTTAGTTGATGTTCCAATTGAAAGCATAGCACAACTCATTGGTGAAGACATAGCCAAAGCTATCTGGGCTTTCCGCAATGAAAAACTGACTATCATTCCGGGCGGTGGGGGTAAATACGGTGAGATTAAGCTGCCAGATGAAATAAGAAACGCGAAAATCCAAGATTTGGACAGCATTGAGGTTAAACAAGAGGAAGTCTACTACAGACCAAAGCAAGCTTCAATTCTGAGCTTTTTAAAAAAGAAGTGA
- a CDS encoding thiamine-phosphate kinase, with translation MEQEIIEMFMKHLRFQGDLPLGDDAGALKFEDGWLVATNDMLVRATDVPEIMTPEQVGFKAVTMNVSDLAAMGAEPLGFLFSLGIPRNFDMGYLEGIAKGIARASEFYRIPIISADTNEACDLIIDGIALGKTKRLLLRSNAKIGDLVCVTGDIGRALAGLKVYFEKLEIEERIQKVLYEKLLEPKARIREGQVLSKYANAAIDISDGMSKELHLIAEMSNVRIVIESEKLPIRREVFEVAGILGLDPIEIALASGEEFELIFTIPEEHLSKINFDFTVIGRVEKGKGVYLKRDGKLERMQILGWEHLSKST, from the coding sequence ATGGAGCAAGAAATCATTGAAATGTTCATGAAACATCTTAGGTTCCAAGGAGATTTGCCGTTAGGAGACGATGCTGGAGCATTAAAGTTTGAGGATGGGTGGTTAGTTGCCACTAATGACATGCTTGTAAGGGCAACTGATGTGCCAGAGATAATGACGCCAGAACAAGTTGGATTTAAAGCCGTAACAATGAATGTAAGCGATTTAGCTGCCATGGGGGCTGAGCCGTTGGGCTTTCTTTTTTCCCTTGGCATTCCAAGGAATTTTGACATGGGATACTTGGAAGGAATTGCAAAAGGAATTGCGAGAGCATCTGAATTTTATAGAATCCCTATAATAAGCGCTGACACGAATGAAGCCTGTGACTTGATAATTGATGGTATTGCTTTAGGAAAAACCAAGAGGCTTCTATTGAGAAGCAATGCAAAAATTGGAGATTTGGTCTGCGTTACGGGTGATATTGGAAGAGCTTTGGCTGGGCTTAAAGTGTATTTTGAAAAGCTTGAGATTGAGGAAAGAATCCAAAAAGTCCTTTACGAGAAGCTCCTCGAGCCAAAGGCCAGAATTAGGGAAGGACAAGTTTTGAGCAAATACGCTAATGCAGCAATAGACATAAGCGACGGCATGAGCAAAGAGCTACACTTAATTGCAGAGATGAGCAATGTTAGGATTGTGATTGAGTCTGAAAAATTACCAATTAGAAGAGAAGTCTTTGAAGTTGCTGGGATTTTGGGATTAGATCCAATTGAGATTGCTTTAGCATCTGGAGAGGAGTTTGAACTAATCTTTACTATCCCAGAAGAGCATTTAAGCAAAATTAACTTTGATTTCACAGTGATTGGGAGGGTTGAAAAGGGAAAGGGGGTTTATTTAAAGAGGGATGGAAAGCTCGAGAGGATGCAGATTTTGGGATGGGAGCATCTGTCAAAAAGTACTTAA
- a CDS encoding ABC transporter ATP-binding protein, whose product MPVIEVKNLKKYYGDVRGVENLSFEVEEGEIYGFLGPNGSGKTTTVKILVKIIRDYEGTVRVFGKDLREWGKDYYQKIGVSFEFPAVYSKLTALENLEFFASFYKKHLDPMDVLKMVGLDKEADQLVSGFSKGMKKKLDLARAFLPDPEILFLDEPLEGLDPESARKIKDLLLEMRENGKTIFLTTHNMYVADELCDRVGFIVEGAIRLVDSPKELKVKMGKRVVKVEYVANGDVDIKEFPLEGLGQNEEFLNILRNYEIRRINTEEPTLEEVFLKVTGRRLV is encoded by the coding sequence ATGCCAGTTATTGAGGTTAAAAACCTCAAAAAGTATTACGGTGATGTCAGGGGTGTAGAAAACCTAAGCTTCGAAGTCGAGGAAGGAGAAATCTACGGATTTTTGGGTCCCAACGGGTCAGGAAAGACTACAACCGTGAAGATTTTAGTGAAGATTATTCGCGATTATGAAGGTACTGTCAGAGTTTTTGGCAAGGACTTAAGAGAGTGGGGCAAAGACTATTATCAGAAGATAGGTGTTTCCTTTGAGTTTCCTGCAGTATATTCAAAGCTCACTGCACTAGAAAACCTTGAATTCTTCGCCTCCTTCTACAAGAAGCATCTTGATCCCATGGACGTCCTCAAGATGGTGGGTCTTGATAAGGAAGCAGATCAACTTGTCTCAGGCTTTTCAAAAGGTATGAAGAAAAAACTTGATTTGGCTAGGGCTTTTCTCCCTGATCCAGAAATTCTCTTCCTCGATGAGCCTTTGGAAGGGCTTGATCCAGAGAGTGCAAGAAAGATTAAAGATTTGCTCCTTGAGATGCGCGAGAATGGAAAGACTATCTTCCTCACGACCCACAACATGTATGTAGCGGATGAGCTCTGTGATAGAGTAGGGTTCATAGTAGAGGGGGCTATACGATTAGTGGACAGTCCGAAGGAGCTCAAGGTCAAGATGGGCAAAAGAGTCGTTAAGGTCGAGTACGTGGCTAACGGTGACGTTGATATAAAGGAGTTCCCACTCGAAGGACTTGGTCAAAATGAAGAGTTCCTCAATATCCTCAGAAACTATGAAATTAGGAGAATAAACACGGAGGAGCCAACCTTGGAAGAGGTCTTCTTAAAGGTCACGGGGAGGAGGCTCGTATGA
- a CDS encoding ABC transporter permease produces the protein MTFVQLMKVDLKVGVRNYSYPIYLLAALAYGLMLKAFPENYHTSVAPLLIFIEPALLGFMFVGTAIFADKKDGTISALSVTPMEWRYYYLSKTLIMALLGVVGAFLIVFVGTGVSVNMSYVLTGTFLCSVVYTLLGIAISAKYRDLDDYFVSILAVMVVSLLPFAHYHGLIRGSWAKVLYAIPSYPALYFLQAGFEPVSRDTLMWSGFALIIWSGIVYHLAKLRFYRYAVEGLR, from the coding sequence ATGACCTTTGTTCAGCTTATGAAAGTGGACCTCAAGGTCGGCGTGAGAAACTACTCCTACCCCATCTACCTGCTCGCGGCCTTAGCCTACGGATTGATGCTGAAGGCATTTCCCGAGAACTACCACACGTCTGTGGCACCGCTCCTCATCTTTATAGAGCCCGCACTCCTCGGCTTCATGTTCGTGGGGACGGCTATTTTCGCGGACAAGAAAGACGGGACGATTAGCGCATTATCGGTAACGCCGATGGAGTGGCGCTATTACTACCTCTCAAAGACCCTCATAATGGCGCTTCTTGGAGTCGTTGGGGCATTTCTTATAGTGTTCGTTGGGACAGGGGTAAGCGTCAACATGAGCTACGTCCTCACAGGGACGTTTCTGTGTTCGGTCGTTTATACGCTCCTCGGGATAGCGATTTCAGCGAAGTACCGCGACCTTGATGACTACTTCGTGTCCATTCTGGCAGTTATGGTGGTCTCGCTCCTCCCCTTCGCTCACTACCACGGCCTCATAAGAGGTTCATGGGCGAAAGTGCTCTATGCAATACCTAGCTATCCGGCGCTCTACTTCCTCCAAGCGGGCTTCGAGCCGGTGTCGAGGGATACCCTAATGTGGTCTGGTTTTGCCTTGATAATCTGGAGCGGCATAGTGTACCATCTTGCTAAACTCAGGTTTTACAGATACGCAGTGGAGGGATTGAGATGA
- a CDS encoding ABC transporter permease, with product MSFVRRFFVIYRTDIKLLRRDPMLVYSVVITLVFLGVVRYFQERLGELYPIVALLVLIFIPLIFGMIPGFMMANEKEEKTIQALQVIPISSEAFLTYRLLWASAITVILTVLAPKILDINVPWKGLLALIALFIIEVPIYALLIIDFSETRMQALTVSKIAGWLLILPAAIKFIVVARHLSTDWSKFTAFLPTYWVYKIFEWIAFNDYSDFPIALGVHLAWLFLLVLLFKRKIL from the coding sequence ATGAGCTTTGTGAGAAGGTTTTTTGTCATCTACAGGACTGATATAAAGCTCCTCAGGAGAGACCCGATGCTCGTGTACAGCGTTGTCATTACGCTCGTCTTCCTTGGTGTGGTTCGCTACTTCCAGGAAAGGCTCGGGGAGCTATATCCCATAGTGGCACTCCTCGTGTTGATCTTCATCCCTCTGATCTTCGGCATGATCCCGGGCTTCATGATGGCCAACGAAAAGGAAGAGAAGACGATACAGGCCCTTCAGGTGATCCCAATATCGAGCGAGGCTTTTTTAACGTACAGGCTCCTCTGGGCATCGGCGATAACTGTAATCCTCACGGTTTTAGCACCAAAAATTCTCGACATAAATGTTCCGTGGAAAGGTCTTTTAGCGCTCATAGCACTTTTCATCATCGAAGTGCCTATCTATGCACTGTTGATAATTGACTTCTCAGAGACAAGGATGCAGGCTTTAACGGTTTCAAAAATCGCCGGCTGGCTGCTAATCCTACCAGCAGCTATAAAGTTCATCGTCGTTGCAAGACACCTCTCGACGGACTGGAGCAAGTTCACCGCGTTTTTACCGACATACTGGGTCTACAAGATCTTTGAATGGATTGCCTTCAATGATTACAGCGACTTTCCAATAGCTCTTGGAGTTCACTTGGCGTGGCTCTTTCTGCTGGTTTTATTGTTTAAGAGGAAGATTCTCTGA
- the amrS gene encoding AmmeMemoRadiSam system radical SAM enzyme produces MREAMYWEPLEGNKVRCHLCPLNCIIDEGKRGSCRVRENISGTLYTLNYGKVSSMAVDPIEKKPLFHFYPGSCAFSIGTVGCNMHCKYCQNWEISQADERFPYLQDATPEAIVSLAKHYECESIAYTYNEPTIWYEFVLDTAKLAKKAGLNNVLVTNGYINEEPFRELAPYIDAMNIDIKAFDDMFYMKIVSVPSGEPSRRIAKIAKNEFGIHVELTYLIVPTLNDKEEEIRAFARWVVEEMGDDTPVHFSRFFPHYKLINFPPTPVKTIEMAYRVAKEEGLKFVYIGNVPGHSGENTYCPRCGKPLIVRWGFTIEEYHIKDGKCEYCGEPIPIVGEYKKRHYRGMW; encoded by the coding sequence ATGAGAGAAGCTATGTATTGGGAACCTTTAGAAGGTAACAAAGTGAGATGCCACTTATGTCCCCTGAACTGTATCATAGATGAGGGTAAGAGAGGCTCTTGTAGGGTGAGAGAGAACATTAGTGGAACACTCTACACACTTAACTATGGAAAAGTATCCTCTATGGCAGTAGACCCGATTGAGAAAAAGCCGCTGTTTCATTTTTACCCTGGTTCATGTGCATTCTCGATTGGAACCGTCGGCTGCAATATGCACTGTAAGTACTGCCAGAACTGGGAGATAAGTCAAGCCGATGAGAGATTTCCTTATCTTCAAGATGCCACGCCAGAGGCAATAGTCAGTTTAGCAAAGCACTACGAATGCGAGAGCATAGCATACACATATAATGAGCCAACGATATGGTACGAGTTCGTCCTTGACACTGCAAAGCTTGCTAAAAAAGCTGGGCTCAACAATGTTCTTGTCACAAACGGCTACATAAACGAGGAGCCCTTCCGTGAATTGGCACCATATATAGATGCAATGAACATCGACATTAAAGCCTTCGATGATATGTTTTACATGAAGATAGTTAGCGTACCAAGTGGAGAGCCGAGCAGGAGAATAGCTAAGATAGCAAAGAATGAGTTTGGAATTCATGTTGAGCTGACTTACTTGATAGTACCTACACTCAATGATAAGGAAGAAGAAATTCGAGCATTCGCAAGGTGGGTAGTTGAAGAGATGGGAGACGATACACCTGTGCACTTTTCAAGGTTCTTTCCGCATTATAAGCTTATCAACTTCCCTCCAACACCTGTCAAAACTATCGAAATGGCATATAGAGTTGCAAAAGAAGAAGGCTTAAAGTTTGTTTACATTGGGAATGTTCCCGGACATTCCGGGGAAAATACATACTGCCCAAGATGTGGAAAACCTTTAATAGTGAGGTGGGGCTTTACAATTGAGGAGTATCACATTAAAGATGGAAAGTGTGAATACTGCGGTGAACCAATTCCAATAGTTGGGGAATATAAGAAAAGGCATTACAGGGGAATGTGGTAG
- a CDS encoding S-layer protein, giving the protein MKVRKIAALAVGAAMVGATMGFASAQANLPGKEFFVKDGAPNVKIVVGSQAAAMDVASAADIALALGSLLYTEKEVEASGVSVLVKKDITVTPDPIPVYSNYYSDYNASPTAEDWTQLPQDAWYNGAAYNTDYAGWKSYIGGGYAFEIEDRDSIGSDQMIDWDIKITGIKFYKGDSEWSPSSDYGPLPKDADVTLYVPAGALNVTLNYELYNATYKYSDTDDVWGTPITDTKYVIDDDTPATMDFDGKTYTLNTTEVYEYGIGAKDTFTIFGNEYYVLSVDATAKTLTYGHDHGQVWFHVGDVKEFDGYKIKAVDISVGDTPKALFEITAPDGRSDLIIISVNDGEVDISTKSDKFSEGEVVLKLDDTFVGIDGNLIAQLEVRTNVVTVESGKENNLINGWTAYFTFGKDKDNNDVITRISLVNAEAKQGSTIDILGVYKMDYVVKVQKKDIDDDDKEELAVKAEIDFEPVKRVYDTKELKVGDELEGWTIDQIKGGTYTEVTVMHPTEPITYLDTEIDPENIDSNLILVGGPVANAITKYLVDNGYSTVDWYNSAGDIEYIEDYNGYGILIVAGKDRYATREAAKQLMEYLANL; this is encoded by the coding sequence ATGAAAGTTAGAAAGATTGCGGCCCTTGCAGTTGGTGCCGCAATGGTTGGAGCAACCATGGGCTTTGCAAGTGCTCAAGCAAACCTTCCAGGGAAGGAATTCTTCGTTAAAGACGGAGCTCCAAACGTTAAAATAGTCGTTGGTAGCCAAGCTGCTGCAATGGATGTTGCAAGCGCAGCTGACATTGCCCTTGCATTAGGAAGCTTACTCTACACTGAGAAGGAAGTTGAAGCGAGCGGTGTTAGCGTTCTTGTTAAGAAAGACATAACAGTTACTCCAGACCCAATACCTGTGTACAGCAACTACTACTCAGACTATAATGCTTCCCCAACTGCTGAAGACTGGACTCAGCTTCCACAAGACGCTTGGTACAACGGCGCAGCATACAACACAGACTATGCTGGGTGGAAGAGCTACATAGGAGGAGGCTATGCCTTTGAGATTGAAGACAGAGATTCAATTGGCAGTGACCAAATGATCGACTGGGACATCAAAATCACTGGAATAAAGTTCTACAAGGGAGACAGCGAATGGAGCCCCTCCTCAGACTATGGGCCTCTACCAAAAGATGCTGATGTGACACTGTATGTACCAGCAGGTGCTTTAAATGTTACCTTAAACTACGAACTCTACAATGCTACATACAAGTACTCAGATACAGACGACGTTTGGGGAACACCAATAACTGATACAAAGTATGTAATTGATGATGACACCCCTGCAACAATGGATTTTGATGGTAAGACATATACACTCAACACAACGGAAGTATACGAATATGGAATTGGTGCTAAGGACACATTCACAATATTTGGCAATGAATACTATGTCCTAAGTGTAGATGCTACAGCTAAGACATTAACCTATGGTCACGACCATGGACAAGTCTGGTTCCACGTTGGGGACGTCAAGGAGTTCGATGGCTATAAGATAAAGGCTGTTGACATCAGCGTTGGAGATACACCTAAGGCACTCTTTGAAATCACAGCTCCAGATGGAAGAAGCGATCTCATAATCATAAGCGTAAACGATGGAGAGGTTGACATCAGTACCAAGTCAGACAAATTCAGCGAAGGAGAAGTTGTCCTTAAGCTCGATGACACATTCGTTGGTATCGACGGCAACTTAATCGCACAGCTCGAAGTCAGAACAAATGTTGTCACAGTAGAAAGCGGAAAAGAAAACAACTTAATCAACGGGTGGACTGCTTATTTCACCTTCGGTAAAGACAAAGACAACAATGATGTTATAACAAGAATAAGCTTGGTTAACGCTGAAGCTAAGCAGGGTTCAACAATTGATATACTTGGAGTCTATAAGATGGACTACGTAGTTAAAGTACAGAAGAAAGACATTGATGATGACGACAAAGAGGAACTTGCAGTTAAGGCAGAGATAGACTTTGAACCTGTTAAGAGGGTCTATGACACCAAGGAGCTCAAGGTCGGCGACGAGCTTGAAGGATGGACAATTGACCAGATCAAGGGTGGCACCTACACCGAAGTCACAGTCATGCACCCAACAGAGCCAATCACATACCTCGACACTGAGATTGACCCAGAGAACATTGACAGCAACTTAATCCTCGTCGGTGGACCAGTTGCAAATGCAATCACCAAGTACCTCGTCGACAACGGCTACAGCACAGTCGACTGGTACAACAGCGCTGGCGACATCGAGTACATTGAGGACTACAACGGTTATGGAATCCTCATCGTTGCAGGTAAGGACAGATACGCCACAAGAGAGGCTGCCAAGCAGCTCATGGAGTACTTGGCTAACCTTTGA
- a CDS encoding radical SAM protein translates to MIVAIVDGYTDEPAGLGVPPYLGIYPRYAYGAIKKARKDAQIFYLTIDDLRFTFEGEQGIKTKNKTPNVFKVREILSKADLIIYIGGLHTPGKYLSAVPSQVEEVARFLKQFNGTKILGGPAFMGSAHQGGTKISSRELMLANQIFDYVVYGDLEAFLYDFLTNPKDADPFRFRTYNELRDYALLGAEVVKQFPDYPEFVIVEIETQRGCPKAMGIGGCSFCTEPVRYRKVENRPIKDIIEEIELLYKLGVRHFRIGRQSCIFSYMAKPNGRVPIPNPDAIEKLFKGIREAAPNLKTLHVDNANPAVIANYPEKSIRIAKALIKYGTSGNVVAFGLETADPKVAKKNNLNATAEETYEAVKILNEVGAKRGPNGMPWLLPGINIIFGLPGETKKSYEITFQFLKRLVDDGLMVRRINIRQVVVFPGTPLWFMKDKVKTEKHKHLIKHYKYKIRHEIDLPMLKRVVPVGTILRDVRAEVYDNGLTYGRQIGSYPLIVGIPKQIELNKFYDVLIVDHGFRSITGVPIPVNVNRESSKVLGYLPGIGKKRIAKILAKRPFKSKEEFLKLLDNEARKMYEKIVVT, encoded by the coding sequence ATGATAGTTGCAATAGTTGATGGATACACTGATGAGCCAGCTGGTCTGGGAGTTCCTCCATATCTGGGAATTTACCCTCGTTATGCATATGGGGCAATTAAGAAAGCTAGAAAGGATGCTCAAATCTTCTATCTTACCATTGATGATTTGCGCTTCACTTTTGAAGGGGAACAGGGGATAAAAACAAAAAACAAAACCCCCAATGTCTTCAAGGTTAGGGAAATACTCTCAAAAGCAGATTTAATAATTTACATTGGTGGTCTGCACACTCCTGGGAAATATCTCTCTGCAGTCCCCTCACAAGTGGAGGAAGTGGCTAGATTCTTGAAGCAGTTTAATGGCACGAAAATCCTAGGCGGACCTGCTTTCATGGGTTCTGCTCATCAAGGAGGGACAAAAATAAGCTCCCGTGAACTGATGCTGGCAAATCAGATTTTTGACTATGTGGTTTATGGAGATTTAGAGGCTTTTCTGTATGATTTCTTAACTAATCCTAAAGATGCCGACCCATTTAGATTTAGAACCTATAATGAGCTTAGAGACTATGCTCTGCTCGGTGCTGAAGTTGTTAAGCAGTTTCCAGATTATCCTGAATTCGTAATAGTTGAGATAGAAACTCAGAGAGGCTGCCCAAAAGCTATGGGAATTGGAGGATGCAGCTTTTGTACGGAGCCCGTGAGATACAGAAAAGTTGAAAACAGACCTATCAAAGATATCATTGAAGAAATTGAACTCCTTTACAAGCTTGGTGTTAGGCATTTCCGTATAGGAAGACAAAGCTGCATCTTTTCATATATGGCAAAGCCCAATGGAAGAGTTCCAATTCCAAATCCAGATGCTATTGAAAAGCTCTTCAAAGGGATTAGGGAAGCTGCTCCAAATCTAAAAACGCTCCACGTCGATAATGCAAATCCCGCTGTAATAGCAAACTATCCAGAGAAAAGCATTAGAATTGCAAAAGCTCTGATAAAATATGGAACCTCTGGAAATGTAGTTGCATTCGGACTGGAAACCGCTGACCCAAAAGTTGCTAAGAAAAACAATCTCAACGCTACAGCTGAGGAAACATATGAGGCTGTAAAAATTCTCAATGAAGTTGGTGCTAAAAGAGGCCCTAATGGCATGCCTTGGCTTTTGCCGGGGATAAATATTATTTTCGGGTTACCAGGTGAGACAAAGAAAAGCTATGAAATTACATTCCAGTTTCTTAAGAGATTGGTTGACGATGGATTAATGGTCAGAAGAATTAACATCCGACAAGTTGTAGTTTTCCCAGGAACCCCCCTATGGTTCATGAAAGATAAAGTCAAGACAGAGAAGCACAAGCATTTGATAAAGCACTACAAGTACAAAATTAGGCACGAAATTGACTTGCCCATGCTTAAGCGAGTTGTTCCCGTCGGAACAATATTAAGAGATGTCAGAGCTGAAGTTTATGATAATGGGCTAACTTATGGAAGGCAAATTGGAAGTTATCCGCTGATAGTTGGTATCCCCAAACAGATTGAGCTCAACAAATTCTACGATGTTCTAATTGTCGACCATGGATTTAGGAGCATAACCGGGGTTCCAATTCCCGTCAATGTCAATAGAGAGAGCTCAAAAGTTCTTGGCTATTTGCCGGGAATCGGCAAGAAGAGAATTGCAAAAATCCTTGCAAAAAGACCATTCAAAAGCAAAGAGGAATTTTTAAAACTGCTGGACAATGAGGCAAGAAAAATGTATGAGAAGATAGTGGTCACTTAA